The Rhodohalobacter sp. SW132 DNA segment TATAGATCTATTTTTTAGATCAAAATAATCAGTGATTTTTTGGTAGAATTGCTTCAAGATAATCTAATATGAAAATTGATTTCATTTTGTAAATATTTCAACTAGTCTGATTATTTTAAATAAAATTTTATTAACCAAAATCCAATCCCAATACTTATCCCCAATATTAATGTTATCATTACAATAAAACCGCGTCTCGGACTAATCTTATCACTCGGCACATTTACTGCCTGTACCACACTAAACACTGGTCTCTGCTCCTGAAGACGCAACCGTGCCTCTTCAAGTTGCTGAGACAGGCTGCTATATAAATTAAAGGCAAGGTCTTTCTCATCCTGAAGCCGCTCCAGTTCTGTTTGGGCCCGGGCAGTTGCAAGCGAAATATTCGCATCCCGAAAATCAGCCAGGGCGATCTGACGCTCTTCAAACCGTTCACGGGCAGATGCGTGCTGCTCCTCCACAAACTCAAGGTCCTGGCTTGTCTTTTCGATTCGATATTGTGTTACGTACTCCTTCAACAACTCAATAAGATGTCTGTTTAACTCTGCCGCAGCCCTCGCATCATGCAATGTTACCCGGGTGGTCAATAAACCGGTCTCTTCATCAAGTCTCACCGAAATTCGATTTCGTATATTGTCAATTAATTCCAGGTCTTTTTTGCTAACCTGGATAAATTCCGCTTCAAAAGGATCATTTACTTGTACAGTACGTTCCTCTTCCCTGATCCAGTCTAGCACTGTAAAAGGAAGCCCAATAGTGAGTTTCTGTAGATACTGAGTCAATGAAGGCGAGTAATGATTTTCATAAAAGTCGGGAAGAGTCGTCGATAGTGTGTAATCTGCAAACCGGATCTCTTGCTCCATCAATTCCATTTGAAAGGAAAGACTGTTTACAATACGCGGGTAAATCATTGGAGGAATCGTACCATGCTGTGCCTGTGACAGATCAACTCCGCCCATTCCAAAAGCACCACCAAAACGCTGAAGTAATTGTCCGGCTCTCCCCTGATCAGCCTGCTGAACTTCCGGCATCAGAATCGCTTCACTCTCATACTCCACCGGGCTAAAAAAGGCAATAAAGAGGCCGATTGCCACAAACACACCGGTGATTTTGGCAATGGTCCACCGTCCGTTCCAGATATTTTTGGCAAGTTCGACCAGGTCAATCTCGTCATCATCTCCCTCATTTATATGGGGCATATATTCGATGGGGACGTACCGGACTTCGGGCGTGGTTTCTTTCTCTTTTTTTAGCTCCTCGGGAGAGCCGGGGTTGTTATTTAATTCGTCAGACAAGAGGAATTGGAGATTATAGATTTGAGATTAAAGGTATAGTTCTTTGAAAAACATATGGAGTAAGAAAAAACCTTCTATTTATTTATCGGTCCTGTCGTAACATGGATCGTTTGTAGTTCACTGCTTAATAAATCCACAGTATTAACACAACTAAGATTTATCTGTTATTTTTAATAGAACAGATAGTCTAAAGGTTTACGACTGATCATTATGATGAAGATTTCCGCAGACAATTCACCAAACTCTATCAGTAAAACCTTTATACCCCTATTTTATTTCAGATTTAGTTTAATCTGGTGAATACATCAAGCCCTAAAAACTCAACACTCATCACTAAAAACTAAAACTCAGTGCCCATTCGTTTTTCGAGTCACCATCTGGGCTACTGTGCGGTAGATAATCATCAGATCCAGTTTCAGCGAGTTTTTTTCGATGTAGATCAGGTCGTTATCCAGTCTTCGGCGCATCAGCTCCACATCCAGGGTTCCTCCCCTCAGACCCCTTGCTTGTGCATACCCCGTAATACCGGGTGTAAGAATATATCGGTAGTAGTGGTCATCAAACGTATTATTCCAGTACGCACACTCCTCAACCGGGTACGGCCGCGGCCCCACCAGGCTCATATCCCCTTTCATTACATTGATGATCTGGGGCAGTTCATCAAGATTCATTTTCCTGAGAAACTGACCAAAACCAAAAATTCGGTTATCCCCTTTTTGCGTTACAACCGGCTGCCCGTTTTTCGATTGCTTCTGAACAACGTGCATGGTTCTGAATTTATAACATTGAAATACCGCCCCATTTCTCCCGGTCCGGGGCTGCTTGAACAGAACAGGCCCGCGGGATGACAGCTTAATTCCGAGAGCTATAAACGGAAAAAGCAGCATGTAAACCAAAAAGCCGGCGGCTCCAAGAACCAGGTCAATTTTTCTCTTGACCGGGTAAGGCTTAATTCTGATATCGTTAAACTGTTCAGAATGAATTGATTCTTTAAAGTGTTGTTCTTCAGGAGGTAAAGTTCTTACATGAACTCTCTTGGCCCGTTGTAATGTTAATCCCATATCTGCTTAAATCCTATGCCGATTTTTTTGTAGTTTTTTCTCTGTAGTGATGTTGTACATTTAAGCGCAAAAAATAAGTGTTAAGATCTTCTAATCCAAATAGTATGTAACGATTCCTACACTTTTTTCTTTACCAAAAACTACACAACATTTAATGATACACTACAAATGCATTATATACCTATACAAACTCTGCACCGTGAATGGATGTATATTCTGAAATGAATGATTCGATCAGGTTTCAACCCACGTTTTATACGGTTCACAACGATTATCGGTGGTTTTGGAGAATTTCTTAAATAGATTTTACAGGATATATTCTATTTTTTTATAAATCCCGGTCTATTCTAAAAGGAAACATTTTACAGTATTGGAATATTTTTCCGTAAAGTTATGTGTGCAGGGCGACACAATTTGTATAAGGGTTGAATTTGAGTATCTGGTTTTTTTACCCACTCCCACCAACGGCCCCAGATGAAATATGAGTTTGTAGCCCGGGTTAATGGATATCCATAAAACATTGTAACATCCAGATACCGGTCCTGGAAGGGCCAAATGTGAATATCCCCCAGGTGTAGAACGATACAATCGGGCGTAACCCAGGAATTGATGTGGCAATAGAACCAGGCCATCGGGCGATATATCAGCGAATGATTGGGAATTTAATCCGATGGCTGTTCATCGATTTTGATCAACGGAAACGGTGTTGTGATGAATAATATATCGAACAACCCCTCGGTGGGTTCATTGATTTTGCTGAATTTATTGCCTCGGGATTCCTGTTTTCGATTTCCAACGTATTCCCGGGGTAAAAACCCCGGGCTATTCACATTTAGCCCCGTTCGGGGCTTGGGTTAGTGGCCTACGTTAGATCGGGGTAAATTATATGTTATGAAATCTAATACTCTTGAATCATCCGATTCGCCTACAGGCATTATGTGTTCCCCACACATGGACCATAGAGGACAAATGTTTGTAGCTCGGGTTAAAACGGATATCCCTAACGCATTGCAATGTCAAGAAACCGACCCTGAAAGGGCCAAATGTGAATAGCCCCGAGTGGTGCACGATGTAATCGGGCATAACCCGGGGATTATATGGGGTCATTGGATCCAGGCCATCGGGCGATACATGAACGAAGGATTGGGAATGATATCCGATGGCCGTTCATCGATTTTGATCAACGGATTCTGTGAGGTGGATGATTTCTCGGACAACCCCTCGATGTGTTCATTGATTCTGCGGAATTCATTGCCTCGGAATTCCTGTTTCGATATCCAACGTTTTCCAGGGGCTGCAACCCCGGGCTGTTGATTTGCGCCCGTTCGGGGCTGGGAAAAGTGACCTATCTTCAATTGAGTTCATTAAAATGGCACGAAATCAATCGCCCTTGAAACATTCGATTGGTCTTCTATCATTATTTTGCCCACACATGATTTTTTTCGAGACGTGGCCCCGGAGGGGACATATATTTGTAGCCCAGGTGTAGCACGATGCAATCGGGCGAAACCCGGGGACAAAATGAGGTCATTGGATCCGGGCCATCGGGCGATACATGAACGAAGGGCTATGAATTATATCCGATGGCGGTTCACAGATTTTGATCAACGGATTCGGTGCGATGGTTGATTTCTCGGACAACCCCTCGGTGAGTTCATTGATTTTGCTGAATTCATTGCCACGGGGTTCCTGTTTTCGATTTCCAACGTATTCCCCGGGCTGCAGCCCCGGGCTGTTGATTTGCGCCCTGTTCGGGGCTAGATTTATTGACCAATCTTTTATTGGGTTATTTTATAGGGTATGAAATTTATCACCTTTGAAATATCCAGTGGACCTTCAAACAGTCTGATGTCCAAACTGGCCCCGTAGGGGACATATATTTGTAGCCCGGGTGTAGCACGATGCAATCGGGCGTAACCCGGGGATAATATGCGGTCATTGGATCCAGACCATCGGGCGATACATGAACGAAGGGATAGGAATTATATCCGATGGCGGTTCACAGATTTTGATCAACGGATTCGGGGCGATGGATGATATTTCAGACAACCCCTCGGCAGGTTCATAGATTCTTTAGAATTCAACGCCTCGGGGTTCGTGTTTTTATGCCCAATGTTTTCCCGGGGTAAAAACCCCGGCTATTCACATTTAGCCCCGTTCGGGGCTGGGGTTAGTGACCTATCTTTAATTGGAATACTTTGTATGGTACAAAATCTATCACCCGTGAAACGTTCGCTGGACCTTCAAACATTGTTTCGTCACCACACCGGTCCTGGAGGGGAAATATATTTGTAGCCAGGATTGTCCGGATGTCCCTCAAGCCTTGCGGTATACGGACGCGGC contains these protein-coding regions:
- a CDS encoding Wzz/FepE/Etk N-terminal domain-containing protein, encoding MSDELNNNPGSPEELKKEKETTPEVRYVPIEYMPHINEGDDDEIDLVELAKNIWNGRWTIAKITGVFVAIGLFIAFFSPVEYESEAILMPEVQQADQGRAGQLLQRFGGAFGMGGVDLSQAQHGTIPPMIYPRIVNSLSFQMELMEQEIRFADYTLSTTLPDFYENHYSPSLTQYLQKLTIGLPFTVLDWIREEERTVQVNDPFEAEFIQVSKKDLELIDNIRNRISVRLDEETGLLTTRVTLHDARAAAELNRHLIELLKEYVTQYRIEKTSQDLEFVEEQHASARERFEERQIALADFRDANISLATARAQTELERLQDEKDLAFNLYSSLSQQLEEARLRLQEQRPVFSVVQAVNVPSDKISPRRGFIVMITLILGISIGIGFWLIKFYLK
- a CDS encoding sugar transferase, with protein sequence MGLTLQRAKRVHVRTLPPEEQHFKESIHSEQFNDIRIKPYPVKRKIDLVLGAAGFLVYMLLFPFIALGIKLSSRGPVLFKQPRTGRNGAVFQCYKFRTMHVVQKQSKNGQPVVTQKGDNRIFGFGQFLRKMNLDELPQIINVMKGDMSLVGPRPYPVEECAYWNNTFDDHYYRYILTPGITGYAQARGLRGGTLDVELMRRRLDNDLIYIEKNSLKLDLMIIYRTVAQMVTRKTNGH